Part of the Undibacter mobilis genome is shown below.
TTTCGACAGGCGGTGAGCTTCGTCTGATCGGAACGGCCGCCCGGGCCATCCACTGAAAATCCTACAGGTTTTCGCGGGTTTCCGGCGCCTTCGCCTCGATCAAAGAAGCTCAAACGCTGTCGCTGACAGCCACTGTCAGTTCAGACGTGAACGGATGCTCGTCATCTCGCGATGACATGCGTTCGTCAGAACGGGAAAGCGCCCCCGCTGATTGAAAGCGGATGGCGCGATTTCGTTTTGCGTGCCGAGAACGCACGGAAAGAGAACGCGCGGCCTTCGCGGGCCGCACGACGACGATGCCGGGCGCAAACCTGTAATGGGTTGGGCTCACAACAATTCCGGACCTGCAAAGGTTCAACACGTAACGAAGGCGAACGATGCCGACGATCAATCAGTTGATTGCGAACCCGCGCCACCCGCTCAAGGCGCGCAACAAGGTGCCGGCGTTGCAGGCGTCCCCGCAGAAGCGTGGCGTTTGCACCCGCGTCTATACGACGACGCCGAAGAAGCCGAACTCGGCGCTTCGTAAGGTCGCCAAGGTTCGTCTGACCAACGGCTTCGAAGTCATCGGTTACATCCCGGGCGAGGGTCATAACCTTCAGGAGCACTCCGTGGTCATGATCCGCGGCGGCCGCGTCAAGGACTTGCCGGGCGTCCGCTATCACATCCTGCGCGGCGTGCTCGACACGCAGGGCGTCAAGAACCGCAAGCAGCGCCGTTCGAAGTACGGCGCGAAGCGTCCGAAGTAAGGGGTCCGCACATGTCCCGCCGTCACGCCGCAGAGAAGCGCGAAATCATTCCGGACCCGAAGTACGGGAACATTGTGGTTTCGAAATTCATGAACGCCGTCATGTACGACGGCAAGAAGTCGGTCGCCGAGTCGATCGTCTATGGTGCGCTCTCGACCATCGAAGCGAAGACCAAGGCGAACCCGCTGACCGTGTTCCAGCAGGCGCTCGACAACGTGATGCCCTCGATCGAGGTGCGGTCGCGTCGTGTCGGTGGCGCCACCTATCAGGTTCCCGTCGAAGTCCGCACGACCCGTCGTCAGGCTCTCGGCATCCGTTGGATCATCAACGCGGCCCGTGATCGCAACGAGCGCACCATGACCGAGCGTCTCTCGGCCGAACTGCTCGATGCGTCGAACAATCGCGGTAACGCCGTGAAGAAGCGCGAAGACACGCACAAGATGGCGGAAGCCAACCGCGCCTTCTCGCACTACCGCTGGTAACAGCGGCGCACGAATTCAGGAACGACGACTATGGCTCGCGCTCACGCAATCGAGAATTACCGCAACTTTGGCATCATGGCCCACATTGATGCGGGCAAGACGACGACGACTGAGCGGATTCTTTATTACACCGGCAAGAGCCACAAGATCGGCGAGGTGCATGAAGGCGCCGCGACGATGGACTGGATGGAGCAGGAGCAGGAGCGCGGCATCACCATCACGTCGGCCGCGACGACCGCTTTCTGGAACGGCAAGCGCCTGAACATCATCGACACCCCCGGCCACGTCGACTTCACCATCGAAGTCGAGCGTTCGCTGCGCGTGCTCGACGGCGCTGTCGTCGTGCTCGACGGCAACCAGGGCGTTGAGCCGCAGACCGAGACCGTCTGGCGTCAGGGCGACAAGTATCGCGTGCCGCGCATCGTGTTCGCCAACAAGATGGATAAGACGGGCGCCGACTTCTACAAGTGCCTGGACGACATCGTTGACCGCCTCGGCGCCAAGCCGGTTGCGATCCAGCTGCCGATCGGCGCGGAAAGCAACTTCACCGGCATGGTCGATCTGGTGATCATGAAGGCCTATGTCTGGAACAACGAGGCGCTCGGCGCCAAGTTCGACACCGTCGACATCCCGGCCGACCTCGCCGACAAGGCGAAGGAATACCGCGAGAAGCTCATCGAAGCCGCCGTCGAGCTCGACGACGACGCGCTGACCGCGTTCCTGGACGGCAAGGAGCCGGACCTCGAAACGCTGAAAAAGCTCATCCGCAAGGCCGTCATCACCGGCGCCTTCTATCCCGTGCTCTGTGGCTCGGCCTTCAAGAATAAGGGCGTGCAGCCGCTGCTCGACGCCGTCGTCGACTATCTGCCGTCGCCGCTCGACGTGCCGGCGATCAAGGGCATCGACCCGGACAAGAACAACGAAGAGACGATCCGCGAGCCGAAGGACGACGCGCCGCTGTCGCTGCTCGCCTTCAAGATCATGGACGACCCGTTCGTCGGTACCATCACCTTCTGCCGCATCTATTCGGGCACGCTCGTTTCCGGCACCGGTCTCATCAACTCGACCAAAGAGCGCAAAGAGCGCATCGGCCGCATGTTGCTGATGCATGCCAATAACCGCGAAGACATCAAGGAAGCCTATGCTGGCGACATCGTCGCGCTGGCCGGCCTCAAGGAAACCCGCACCGGCGACACGCTGTGCGATCCCAAGGCCCCGGTGATCCTGGAAAAGATGGAATTCCCCGAGCCGGTCATCGAAATCGCCATCGAGCCGAAGTCGAAGGCCGACCAGGAAAAGCTCGGTGTCGCGCTGGCCAAGCTGGCCGCCGAAGATCCGTCGTTCCGCGTGTCGACCGACCAGGAGAGCGGCCAGACCATCCTCAAGGGCATGGGCGAACTGCATCTCGACATCAAGGTCGACATCCTCAAGCGCACCTACAAGGTCGACGCCAATATCGGCGCGCCGCAGGTTGCCTACCGCGAAAAGATCACCAAGTCGGCTGAAGTGGACTATACCCACAAGAAGCAGACCGGCGGTTCGGGCCAGTTCGCCCGCGTCAAGATCATCGCCGAGCCCACCGAGCCGGGCACGCCGTTCACGTTCGAGAACGAGATTGTCGGCGGCGCGGTGCCTAAGGAATTCATCCCGGGTGTCGAGAAGGGTCTCGAGTCGGTTCTGAACTCGGGCATCCTCGCCGGCTTCCCGGTGGTCGACCTCAAGGTTCGCCTGGTGGACGGCAACTATCACGACGTCGACTCGTCGGCGCTCGCCTTCGAAATCGCCTCGCGCGCCGCTCTGCGCGAAGCCATGCAGAAGGCCAAGCCGGCGCTGCTCGAGCCGATCATGAAGGTCGAAGTGGTGACCCCGGAAGACTACACCGGCTCGGTCATCGGCGATTTGAACTCCCGTCGTGGCCAGATCCAGGGCCAGGACATGCGCGGCAACGCCAACGTCATCAACGCGATGGTGCCGCTTGCCAACATGTTCGGTTACGTCAACACGCTGCGGTCGATGTCGCAGGGGCGCGCGACGTTCACGATGCAGTTCGATCACTATGCTGAAACGCCGGCGAACGTGTCGGCGGAAGTGCAGAAGAAGTTCGCTTAAGCAGCGACAGGGAATCAGAAAGTTTCTGAACGGAGAGATCCATGGCCAAAGAAAAATTCAACCGCAATAAGCCGCACTGTAACATCGGCACCATCGGTCACGTCGACCACGGCAAGACGTCGCTGACCGCCGCGATCACCAAGGTGCTCGCCGAAACTGGCGGCGCGACCTTCACGGCCTACGACCAGATCGACAAGGCGCCGGAAGAGAAGGCCCGCGGTATCACCATCTCGACCGCGCACGTCGAGTACGAGACGACGAACCGCCACTACGCGCACGTCGACTGCCCCGGCCACGCCGACTATGTGAAGAACATGATCACCGGCGCCGCGCAGATGGACGGCGCGATCCTGGTCGTGTCGGCTGCCGACGGCCCGATGCCGCAGACCCGTGAGCACATCCTGCTCGCCCGCCAGGTCGGCGTTCCGGCGATCGTTGTGTTCATGAACAAGTGCGACATGGTCGACGATCCGGAACTCCTCGAGCTCGTCGAGCTCGAAGTCCGCGAGCTCCTGTCGAAGTACCAGTTCCCGGGCGACAAGATTCCGATCATCAAGGGCTCGGCCCTGATGGCGCTGGAAGACAAGGACCCGAAGCTCGGCAAAGAAGCCATCCTCGAGCTGATGAAGCAGGTCGATGCCTACATCCCGCAGCCGGAGCGTCCGGTTGACCTGCCGTTCCTGATGCCGGTCGAAGACGTGTTCTCGATCTCGGGTCGCGGCACCGTCTGCACCGGTCGCGTCGAGCGCGGCATCGTCAAGGTCGGCGAAGAAGTCGAAATCGTCGGCATCAAGCCGACGCAGAAGACCACCGTCACCGGCGTCGAAATGTTCCGCAAGCTGCTCGATCAGGGCCAGGCCGGCGACAACATCGGCGCGCTGCTCCGCGGCACCAAGCGCGAAGAAGTCGAGCGTGGCCAGGTTCTCTGCAAGCCGGGTTCGGTCAAGCCGCACACCAAGTTCAAGGCTGAGGCTTACATCCTCACTAAGGAAGAGGGCGGCCGTCATACGCCGTTCTTCACCAACTACCGTCCGCAGTTCTACTTCCGTACCACCGACGTGACCGGTGTTGTGCACCTGCCGGCCGGCACCGAAATGGTGATGCCGGGCGACAACGTCGCCATGGAAGTTCACCTGATCGTGCCGATCGCCATGGAAGAGAAGCTGCGCTTCGCCATCCGTGAAGGCGGCCGCACCGTCGGCGCCGGCGTCGTGGCGTCGATTATCGAGTAAGCAAGTCGCTTGGGCCCCCGTCCGAACAGGGCGGGGGCTCGGCAATCCTGACTGGAGGCGGGGGCCGATCTTTCCCGTTTCCGCGCAGGGACAACGAGTCGATAGCGAATACTGGATCATCCGTTTGAACGGATGATGACAGTCCAGAGAGACAGACAAATGAACGGCCAGAATATTCGGATCCGGCTCAAGGCGTTCGACCATCGCGTGCTCGATGCGTCGACGCGCGAGATCGTCAACACCGCCAAGCGCACCGGCGCGCAGGTGCGTGGGCCGATTCCGCTTCCGACGCGCATCGAGAAGTTCACCGTGAACCGCTCGCCGCACGTCGACAAGAAGAGCCGTGAACAGTTCGAGATGCGCACGCACAAGCGCCTTTTGGACATCGTCGATCCGACGCCGCAGACCGTGGACGCGCTGATGAAGCTCGACCTGGCGGCCGGTGTCGACGTCGAGATCAAGCTTTAAGGCCGGGTGAGGGATTAAAAAGATGCGCACGGGTGTCGTCGCACAAAAATTGGGTATGACCCGGCTGTTCACCGATGGCGGTGAGCACGTTCCGGTCACGGTGCTCCGCCTCGCGGAGTGCCAGGTCGTCGCCCACCGTTCCAAGGACAAGGACGGTTACGTCGCGCTGCAGCTCGGTTCGGGCGCGCGTCGCGCCGGCAATATGAGCAAGGCCGATCGTGGTTACTTCGCCAAGGCGAAGGTCGAGCCGAAGCGCAAACTTGCCGAATTCCGCGTCGACGAAGCCGGGCTGATCCCGGTCGGTGCGGAAATCACGGCCGATCACTTCATCGAAGGCCAGTTTGTCGATGTCTGCGGCATTTCGGTCGGTAAGGGCTTTGCCGGCGGTATGAAGCGCTGGAATTTCCGCGGTCTGCGCGCCTCGCACGGTGTGTCGATCTCGCACCGGTCGATCGGTTCGACCGGCGGCCGTCAGGATCCGGGCAAGACCTTCAAGAACAAAAAAATGGCGGGCCACATGGGCTCCGACCGCGTCACCACGCTCAACCTCAAAGTCGCCAAGATCGACGTCGCGCGTGGCCTGATCATGGTCGAAGGCGCGGTGCCGGGCTCCAAGGGTGGCTGGATCACCGTGCGCGATGCGGTGAAGAAGAAGTTGCCGAAGGAAGCCGCCAAGCCTGGCAAGTTCCGTTTGGCTGACAGCGCCGAGGCTCCGGCCACCGAGGCCCCCGCCGAGAAGGAGGGCGCATAATATGGATCTCAAGATCACCACGTTCGAAGGCAAGGAAGCCGGTTCGGTGAAGGTGTCGGACGACATCTTCGGCCTCGAGCCGCGCGCCGATATCATTCAGCGCTGCGTCAACTGGCAGCTCGCCCGTCGTCAGCGCGGTACGCACAAGACCAAGGATCGTTCCGAGATCTGGCGTACCGGCAAGAAGATGTACGGTCAGAAGGGCACTGGCGGCGCCCGTCACGGCTCGGCCCGCGTGCCGCAGTTCCGCGGCGGCGGTCGTGCCTTCGGTCCGGTCGTGCGCAGCCATGCCATCGACCTGCCGAAGAAGGTGCGGGCGCTGGCGCTCAAGCACGCCCTGTCGTCGAAGGCCAAGGATGGTGCCATTGTCATCGTCGACAAGGCGTCGCTGGCGGAAGCCAAGACCAAGGCGCTCATCGCGCAGTTCGGCAAGCTGTCGCTGGCCAATGCGCTTATCATTGACGGCGCCGAGCTCGAGGCGAACTTCGCCATCGCGGCGCGCAACATCCCGAACATCGACGTGCTGCCGATCCAGGGCATCAACGTTTACGACATCATGCGGCGTAAGACGCTGGTCCTCACCAAGGCCGCCGTCGACGCGCTGGAGGCGCGGTTCAAATGAGCACCAGCGATCCCCGTCATTACGACGTCATTCTGTCGCCCGTGATCACCGAAAAGGCGACCATGGCGTCCGAGTTCAACAAGGTGACCTTCAAGGTCCGTCGCGACGCGACCAAGCCGCAGATCAAGGAAGCGGTCGAGAAGCTGTTCGACGTGAAGGTCAAGAACGTCAATACGCTGGTCCGTCAGGGCAAGATCAAGGCGTTCCGCAATAGGCTCGGACAGCAGTCCGACGTGAAGCGCGCGGTCGTGACCCTCGAAGAGGGCCATCGCATCGACGTGACCACGGGTCTGTAAGAGGTCGGCGATGGCACTCAAGACATACAATCCGACGACCCCAAGCCAGCGTCATCTGGTCAACGTCGATCGTACGACCCTCTACAAGGGCGCGCCCGTTAAGGCGCTCACCGAAGGTCAGCACTCGACCGGCGGCCGCAACAACCACGGCCGCATCACGTCGCGCTTCCGCGGCGGCGGTCACAAGCAGGCCTATCGCAAGATCGATTTCCGCCGCGCCAAGATGGATATGGTCGCGACGGTCGAGCGCCTGGAGTACGATCCGAACCGCACCGCTTTCATCGCACTGATCAAGTACGAGGACGGTGAGCTGTCTTATATCCTGGCGCCGCAGCGTCTGGCCCCGGGCGATAAGGTGATCTCGGCCGAGCAGGCCGACGTGAAGCCGGGCAATGCGATGCCGCTCGGCGCCATTCCGGTCGGCACCATCGTGCACAACGTTGAACTGAAGATCGGCAAGGGCGGTCAGCTCGCGCGTTCGGCCGGCACCTATGTGCAGATCGTCGGTCGCGACCAGGACTACGTGATCCTGCGTCTGTCGACGTCGGAGCAGCGCCTTGTACACGGCCGCTGCATGGCCACCATCGGCGCCGTGTCAAACCCGGACAACATGAACACGACGATCGGCAAGGCCGGACGTCAGCGCTGGCGCGGCCGTATGCCGCACAACCGCGGCATCATGATGAACCCGGTCGACCATCCGCACGGCGGTCGTACCAAGGGCGGCAAGCACTGGGTCACTCCGTGGGGCAAGCCGACCAAGGGCGCCAAGACGCGCAAGAACAAGCGCACCAACAAATTCATTATGGTCAGCCGTCATGACCGTAAGAAGAAGCAGCAGCAGTAGGATTTAGAGCGATGACCCGTTCAGCCTGGAAAGGCCCTTTCGTCGACGGCTTTCTGCTCAAGAAAGCGGAAGCCGCGCGCGCGTCGGGCCGCCACGAGATGATCAAGATCTGGAGCCGGCGCTCGACCATCCTGCCGCAGTTCGTCGGCCTGAACTTCACCGTCTACAACGGTCAGAAGCACGTTCCGGTGCAGGTGACTGAGGAAATGGTGGGCCACAAGTTCGGCGAGTTCTCGCCGAGCCGTACGTTCCACGGCCACAGCGCCGATCGCAAGGCGAAGAAGGCCTGAGGATAGAGAAATGGGCAAGCGTTCACGCGATCGGGATCTCCCGAACAACGAAGCCAAGGCTGTGACCCGTAACATTCGGGTGTCGCCGCAGAAGCTCAATCTCGTCGCGCAGATGATCCGCGGCAAGAAGGTCGCGGGCGCGCTCGCCGACCTGGAATTCTCGCGCAAGCGCATCGCGAAAGACGTGCGCAAGTGCCTCGAATCGGCGATCGCCAACGCCGAGAACAATCACGACCTCGACGTCGACGATCTCATCGTCGCCGAGGCTCACGTCGGAAAATCGCTTGTGATGAAGCGCTTTTCCCCGCGCGGCCGTGGCCGCGTCGGTCAAATCCTGAAGCCGTTTTCGCATCTGACGATCATCGTTCGTCAGGTCGAAGCCGCGGCCGAAGCCTGAGGAGGCTTTCAGTGGGTCAAAAAATCAATCCGATCGGTCTGCGCCTCGGCATCAACCGCACTTGGGATTCGCGCTGGTTCGCGAACAAGACCGAGTACGGCACGCTGTTGCACGAGGACATCAAGATCCGCGCAGCTCTGATGAAGGAGCTCAAGCAGGCCGCGGTGTCCAAGATCATCATCGAGCGCCCGCACAAGAAGTGCCGCGTAACCGTTCACTCGGCCCGGCCGGGCGTCGTGATCGGCAAGAAGGGCGCCGACATCGAGAAGCTGCGCAAGACCGTCGCCAAGCTCACCGACAGCGACGTCGTCATCAACATCGTCGAAATCCGCAAGCCGGAGCTCGACGCGCAGCTGGTCGCCGAGTCGATCGCGCAGCAGCTCGAGCGCCGCGTCGCTTTCCGCCGCGCCATGAAGCGCGCGGTGCAGTCGGCGATGCGCCTGGGTGCCGAAGGCATCCGTATCAACTGCTCGGGCCGCCTCGGCGGTTCGGAAATCGCGCGCATGGAGTGGTACCGCGAAGGTCGCGTGCCGCTGCACACCCTGCGCGCCGACGTCGATTACGGCGTCGCCACCGCCTTCACCACATTCGGTACCTGCGGCGTCAAGGTCTGGATCTTCAAGGGCGAAATCCTCGAGCACGATCCGATGGCTCAGGACAAGAAGCTCGCCGAAGGCGATACCGGCGGTCGTCCGCGCCGCGATAACGCCGCGTAAGAGATAAAGTCATGCTGCAGCCAAAGAAAACCAAGTTCCGCAAGGCCTTCAAGGGCCGCATCCACGGCGTCGCGTCTTCGGGCGCGACCCTGGCCTTCGGTCAGTTCGGCCTCAAGGCGCTCGAGCCGGAACGCGTCACCGCGCGCCAGATCGAAGCCGCGCGCCGCGCGCTGACCCGCTTCATGAAGCGCGCCGGCCGCGTCTGGATCCGCGTGTTCCCGGACGTGCCGGTGTCGAAGAAGCCGATCGAAGTGCGCATGGGCAAAGGCAAGGGTTCGCCCGAGCTTTGGGTCGTGCGCGTCAAGCCTGGCAAGATCCTGTTTGAGGTGGACGGCATCAGCCCGGCCATCGCCAAGGAAGCGCTGGCGCTCGCCGCCGCGAAGCTGCCGGTCAAGACCCGTTTCATCGAACGTATCGCCGAGTGACGACCATGAAAGCCAGCGACGCCCGAGTGATGACGCTCGACCAGATCGACGATGAGGTACTCAAGCTCAAGAAGGAGCAGTTCAATCTGCGCTTTCAGCGGGCCACGGGTCAGCTCGAGAATACCGCGCGCGTGCGCGTCATCCGCCGCGACATCGCGCGGCTGAAGACGATCGCCTCGCAGAAGCGGGCAGGCGAGACCCCGGTCGTCAAGGCCGAGGCTCAGAAGTCCGCCAAGCCGGTCGCGAAGTCGCGCCGCTTGAAGGCTTCGCGTCCGTCGCCGGCGCGTGAGCCGGCGCGCGCGATTGCCAACAAGCCCAACAAGACGAAGAAGAAGTAAGGGGTCAAAGATGCCGAAGCGTACCCTTCAGGGTGTCGTCGTCAGCGACAAGCAGGCCAAGACCATTGTCGTTCAGGTCGACCGGCGCTTTGCCCATCCGACCATGGGCAAGGTTGTTCGCCGCTCGAAGAAATACCACGCGCACGACGAAAAGAACGAGTTCAAGGTCGGTGACAAGGTGTGGATCGAAGAGCGCCGTCCACTCTCCAAGCTCAAGAGCTGGGAAGTGATCCGCGGCGAAAAGAGAGCCAAGGTCTGACGATCAAGGTTTGACGCGAAGCGCCGCCAAGCGCTTCGCCGATGAAGACGAATAGAAATTAATGGGGCCGTGGTCTTAAAAGGCCGCCGCCCGCAAGGAACGAGAGCCGCATCATGATTCAGATGCAAACCAACCTCGACGTCGCCGACAATTCCGGCGCGCGCCGCGTCATGTGCATCAAGGTGCTCGGCGGCTCGAAGCGGAAATACGCGACCATCGGCGACACCATCGTGGTGTCGGTGAAGGAAGCGATCCCGCGCGGCCGCGTGAAGAAGGGCGAGGTCATGAAGGCCGTCGTCGTGCGCATCCGCAAGGACATCAAGCGCGCCGATGGCACCGTGATCCGCTTCGACCGCAACGCCGCGGTGCTGATCAACAACCAGGCCGAGCCTGTCGGTACCCGTATCTTCGGGCCCGTGCCGCGCGAGCTGCGCGCCAAGAACCACATGAAGATCCTTTCGCTCGCCCCGGAGGTGCTGTGATGGCTGCCAAGATCCGCAAAGGCGACAAGGTGATCGTGCTCACCGGCCGCGACAAGGGTCGCACCGGCGAGGTGATCGAGGTTCGTCCGACCGAGAACCGCGCCTTGGTGCGCGGCATCGCGATGGTCAAGCGCCACCAGCGCCAGACCGCGCAGGTCCAGGGCGGCATCATTTCCAAGGAGAGCGCGGTCGACCTGTCGAATCTCGCGCTCGCGGACCCCAAGGACGGCAAGCCGACCCGGGTTGGTTTCAAATTCATCGGCGAGGGCGCTGACCGCAAGAAAGTGCGCGTTGCCAAGCGCTCGGGA
Proteins encoded:
- the rpsL gene encoding 30S ribosomal protein S12; translated protein: MPTINQLIANPRHPLKARNKVPALQASPQKRGVCTRVYTTTPKKPNSALRKVAKVRLTNGFEVIGYIPGEGHNLQEHSVVMIRGGRVKDLPGVRYHILRGVLDTQGVKNRKQRRSKYGAKRPK
- the rpsG gene encoding 30S ribosomal protein S7, which gives rise to MSRRHAAEKREIIPDPKYGNIVVSKFMNAVMYDGKKSVAESIVYGALSTIEAKTKANPLTVFQQALDNVMPSIEVRSRRVGGATYQVPVEVRTTRRQALGIRWIINAARDRNERTMTERLSAELLDASNNRGNAVKKREDTHKMAEANRAFSHYRW
- the fusA gene encoding elongation factor G, with amino-acid sequence MARAHAIENYRNFGIMAHIDAGKTTTTERILYYTGKSHKIGEVHEGAATMDWMEQEQERGITITSAATTAFWNGKRLNIIDTPGHVDFTIEVERSLRVLDGAVVVLDGNQGVEPQTETVWRQGDKYRVPRIVFANKMDKTGADFYKCLDDIVDRLGAKPVAIQLPIGAESNFTGMVDLVIMKAYVWNNEALGAKFDTVDIPADLADKAKEYREKLIEAAVELDDDALTAFLDGKEPDLETLKKLIRKAVITGAFYPVLCGSAFKNKGVQPLLDAVVDYLPSPLDVPAIKGIDPDKNNEETIREPKDDAPLSLLAFKIMDDPFVGTITFCRIYSGTLVSGTGLINSTKERKERIGRMLLMHANNREDIKEAYAGDIVALAGLKETRTGDTLCDPKAPVILEKMEFPEPVIEIAIEPKSKADQEKLGVALAKLAAEDPSFRVSTDQESGQTILKGMGELHLDIKVDILKRTYKVDANIGAPQVAYREKITKSAEVDYTHKKQTGGSGQFARVKIIAEPTEPGTPFTFENEIVGGAVPKEFIPGVEKGLESVLNSGILAGFPVVDLKVRLVDGNYHDVDSSALAFEIASRAALREAMQKAKPALLEPIMKVEVVTPEDYTGSVIGDLNSRRGQIQGQDMRGNANVINAMVPLANMFGYVNTLRSMSQGRATFTMQFDHYAETPANVSAEVQKKFA
- the tuf gene encoding elongation factor Tu; the encoded protein is MAKEKFNRNKPHCNIGTIGHVDHGKTSLTAAITKVLAETGGATFTAYDQIDKAPEEKARGITISTAHVEYETTNRHYAHVDCPGHADYVKNMITGAAQMDGAILVVSAADGPMPQTREHILLARQVGVPAIVVFMNKCDMVDDPELLELVELEVRELLSKYQFPGDKIPIIKGSALMALEDKDPKLGKEAILELMKQVDAYIPQPERPVDLPFLMPVEDVFSISGRGTVCTGRVERGIVKVGEEVEIVGIKPTQKTTVTGVEMFRKLLDQGQAGDNIGALLRGTKREEVERGQVLCKPGSVKPHTKFKAEAYILTKEEGGRHTPFFTNYRPQFYFRTTDVTGVVHLPAGTEMVMPGDNVAMEVHLIVPIAMEEKLRFAIREGGRTVGAGVVASIIE
- the rpsJ gene encoding 30S ribosomal protein S10 produces the protein MNGQNIRIRLKAFDHRVLDASTREIVNTAKRTGAQVRGPIPLPTRIEKFTVNRSPHVDKKSREQFEMRTHKRLLDIVDPTPQTVDALMKLDLAAGVDVEIKL
- the rplC gene encoding 50S ribosomal protein L3 codes for the protein MRTGVVAQKLGMTRLFTDGGEHVPVTVLRLAECQVVAHRSKDKDGYVALQLGSGARRAGNMSKADRGYFAKAKVEPKRKLAEFRVDEAGLIPVGAEITADHFIEGQFVDVCGISVGKGFAGGMKRWNFRGLRASHGVSISHRSIGSTGGRQDPGKTFKNKKMAGHMGSDRVTTLNLKVAKIDVARGLIMVEGAVPGSKGGWITVRDAVKKKLPKEAAKPGKFRLADSAEAPATEAPAEKEGA
- the rplD gene encoding 50S ribosomal protein L4; translated protein: MDLKITTFEGKEAGSVKVSDDIFGLEPRADIIQRCVNWQLARRQRGTHKTKDRSEIWRTGKKMYGQKGTGGARHGSARVPQFRGGGRAFGPVVRSHAIDLPKKVRALALKHALSSKAKDGAIVIVDKASLAEAKTKALIAQFGKLSLANALIIDGAELEANFAIAARNIPNIDVLPIQGINVYDIMRRKTLVLTKAAVDALEARFK
- a CDS encoding 50S ribosomal protein L23, with the translated sequence MSTSDPRHYDVILSPVITEKATMASEFNKVTFKVRRDATKPQIKEAVEKLFDVKVKNVNTLVRQGKIKAFRNRLGQQSDVKRAVVTLEEGHRIDVTTGL
- the rplB gene encoding 50S ribosomal protein L2 — protein: MALKTYNPTTPSQRHLVNVDRTTLYKGAPVKALTEGQHSTGGRNNHGRITSRFRGGGHKQAYRKIDFRRAKMDMVATVERLEYDPNRTAFIALIKYEDGELSYILAPQRLAPGDKVISAEQADVKPGNAMPLGAIPVGTIVHNVELKIGKGGQLARSAGTYVQIVGRDQDYVILRLSTSEQRLVHGRCMATIGAVSNPDNMNTTIGKAGRQRWRGRMPHNRGIMMNPVDHPHGGRTKGGKHWVTPWGKPTKGAKTRKNKRTNKFIMVSRHDRKKKQQQ
- the rpsS gene encoding 30S ribosomal protein S19, with translation MTRSAWKGPFVDGFLLKKAEAARASGRHEMIKIWSRRSTILPQFVGLNFTVYNGQKHVPVQVTEEMVGHKFGEFSPSRTFHGHSADRKAKKA
- the rplV gene encoding 50S ribosomal protein L22 — translated: MGKRSRDRDLPNNEAKAVTRNIRVSPQKLNLVAQMIRGKKVAGALADLEFSRKRIAKDVRKCLESAIANAENNHDLDVDDLIVAEAHVGKSLVMKRFSPRGRGRVGQILKPFSHLTIIVRQVEAAAEA
- the rpsC gene encoding 30S ribosomal protein S3, which codes for MGQKINPIGLRLGINRTWDSRWFANKTEYGTLLHEDIKIRAALMKELKQAAVSKIIIERPHKKCRVTVHSARPGVVIGKKGADIEKLRKTVAKLTDSDVVINIVEIRKPELDAQLVAESIAQQLERRVAFRRAMKRAVQSAMRLGAEGIRINCSGRLGGSEIARMEWYREGRVPLHTLRADVDYGVATAFTTFGTCGVKVWIFKGEILEHDPMAQDKKLAEGDTGGRPRRDNAA
- the rplP gene encoding 50S ribosomal protein L16 codes for the protein MLQPKKTKFRKAFKGRIHGVASSGATLAFGQFGLKALEPERVTARQIEAARRALTRFMKRAGRVWIRVFPDVPVSKKPIEVRMGKGKGSPELWVVRVKPGKILFEVDGISPAIAKEALALAAAKLPVKTRFIERIAE
- the rpsQ gene encoding 30S ribosomal protein S17; the encoded protein is MPKRTLQGVVVSDKQAKTIVVQVDRRFAHPTMGKVVRRSKKYHAHDEKNEFKVGDKVWIEERRPLSKLKSWEVIRGEKRAKV
- the rplN gene encoding 50S ribosomal protein L14 — protein: MIQMQTNLDVADNSGARRVMCIKVLGGSKRKYATIGDTIVVSVKEAIPRGRVKKGEVMKAVVVRIRKDIKRADGTVIRFDRNAAVLINNQAEPVGTRIFGPVPRELRAKNHMKILSLAPEVL
- the rplX gene encoding 50S ribosomal protein L24, which gives rise to MAAKIRKGDKVIVLTGRDKGRTGEVIEVRPTENRALVRGIAMVKRHQRQTAQVQGGIISKESAVDLSNLALADPKDGKPTRVGFKFIGEGADRKKVRVAKRSGAEIDG